The Streptomyces sp. NBC_01689 genome includes a window with the following:
- a CDS encoding MurR/RpiR family transcriptional regulator, which yields MAREVAHREAAESPQGGGSVDVLTRIRGALPSLAPSERRVADTVLAAPSEAAGLSISALAARASTSVATVMRFCRAIGLTNYPHLRVGLAAAAAHENALGAERPVLGTDIGATDSLEQIISKIIYNEVRALEESRDGFDVVQLGQAVDALADARRIDIFGVGASGFVGQDLHQKLHRIGRMAFIWTDAHAALTAAALLGPADVAIAISHSGETTDTIEPLQAAAENGATTIALTNFSRSPLAESADLVLTTCAREMPFRSGATVSRIAQLALIDCLFVGVAQRSYDATTAALHRTYGAVQRHRSTPAARRPTGDGALAGPAAAPATEPTALPAAPQPPVAAPPG from the coding sequence ATGGCTCGCGAGGTCGCGCACCGTGAAGCTGCGGAGTCGCCGCAAGGCGGCGGCTCGGTCGACGTACTGACGAGGATCCGGGGCGCGCTGCCGTCCCTGGCACCGTCGGAGCGACGTGTGGCCGACACCGTGCTGGCGGCGCCGTCCGAGGCGGCCGGACTGTCCATCAGCGCCCTGGCCGCGAGGGCCAGCACCTCGGTGGCCACCGTGATGAGGTTCTGCCGCGCGATCGGCCTGACCAACTACCCCCACCTGCGGGTCGGCCTCGCCGCCGCCGCGGCGCACGAGAACGCCCTCGGTGCCGAACGTCCGGTGCTGGGCACCGACATCGGCGCCACCGACTCGCTGGAACAGATCATCAGCAAGATCATCTACAACGAGGTCCGCGCCCTGGAGGAGTCCCGCGACGGCTTCGACGTGGTCCAGCTCGGACAGGCCGTCGACGCCCTCGCCGACGCCCGCCGGATAGACATCTTCGGTGTGGGCGCCAGCGGATTCGTCGGCCAGGACCTGCACCAGAAGCTGCACCGCATCGGCCGGATGGCCTTCATCTGGACCGACGCGCACGCCGCGCTGACCGCCGCGGCCCTGCTCGGCCCCGCCGACGTGGCCATCGCGATCTCCCACTCCGGCGAGACGACGGACACGATCGAACCCCTGCAGGCCGCCGCCGAGAACGGCGCGACGACGATCGCCCTGACCAACTTCTCCCGCTCGCCGCTGGCCGAGAGCGCCGATCTCGTGCTCACCACCTGCGCACGCGAGATGCCGTTCCGCTCCGGCGCGACCGTCAGTCGCATCGCCCAACTCGCGCTCATCGACTGTCTGTTCGTCGGCGTCGCACAGCGCTCCTACGACGCCACCACGGCCGCCCTGCACCGGACCTACGGCGCGGTGCAGCGCCACCGGAGCACCCCCGCGGCCCGCCGCCCCACCGGCGACGGAGCCCTCGCGGGACCGGCCGCCGCCCCCGCGACGGAACCGACGGCTCTGCCCGCGGCCCCGCAGCCACCCGTGGCGGCGCCCCCGGGGTGA
- the murQ gene encoding N-acetylmuramic acid 6-phosphate etherase: MDLSTLGTESRNPRTAELDRMPVTELLATMNDEDQTVALAVRTALPRIAEAVEKITASLRAGGRLVYLGAGTSGRIGLLDAVECPPTFGTDPDRVVGLLSGGPGAFVLAVEGAEDSPQLAVTDLEGIGLTARDTVVGLAASGRTPYVVGGLEHARAVGASTVSVACNSDAVISRHADVAIEVPTGPEILTGSTRLKGGTAEKLVCNMLSTATMVQLGKVYGNLMVDLRATNEKLVDRARRIVAQATGSDLDAASAALQEADGHAKTAIVMLLAGCTRQEAIARLEAARDDVRAAAAA; the protein is encoded by the coding sequence GTGGACCTCAGCACCCTCGGCACCGAATCCCGCAATCCGCGGACCGCCGAACTGGACCGCATGCCGGTCACCGAACTGCTCGCCACCATGAACGACGAGGACCAGACCGTCGCCCTGGCGGTGCGCACGGCGCTGCCCCGGATCGCCGAGGCGGTGGAGAAGATCACCGCGTCGCTGCGCGCGGGCGGCAGGCTCGTCTATCTCGGCGCGGGCACTAGCGGACGGATCGGCCTGCTCGACGCCGTCGAGTGCCCGCCGACCTTCGGCACCGATCCCGACCGGGTCGTCGGTCTGCTCTCCGGCGGCCCCGGCGCGTTCGTCCTCGCGGTCGAGGGGGCGGAGGACAGCCCGCAGCTCGCCGTCACCGACCTCGAAGGCATCGGCCTGACGGCGAGGGACACGGTGGTCGGGCTCGCCGCGAGCGGCCGCACCCCCTACGTCGTCGGCGGCCTGGAGCACGCCCGCGCGGTCGGCGCGTCGACCGTCTCCGTCGCCTGCAACAGCGACGCGGTCATCAGCCGTCACGCGGACGTCGCCATCGAGGTCCCCACGGGCCCCGAGATCCTCACCGGTTCCACCCGCCTCAAGGGCGGCACCGCCGAGAAGCTGGTCTGCAACATGCTGTCGACCGCCACGATGGTGCAGTTGGGCAAGGTGTACGGGAACCTCATGGTCGACCTGCGCGCCACGAACGAGAAGCTCGTCGACCGGGCGCGGCGCATCGTCGCGCAGGCCACCGGATCCGACCTCGACGCCGCGTCGGCCGCCCTCCAGGAGGCCGACGGGCACGCCAAGACCGCGATCGTCATGCTCCTCGCCGGCTGCACCCGCCAGGAGGCGATCGCCCGTCTCGAGGCCGCGCGGGACGACGTGCGGGCCGCTGCCGCGGCCTGA
- a CDS encoding PP2C family protein-serine/threonine phosphatase, which produces MSATSIGTSVAGTLRTWRRATPERVWPVGALLLIVAIPVADFFLPPNIHLAHLLVVAVAVTAVHTGPRVTSSLGLLAVLALVVAGAERHTLTTESVVIELVALVVVVAFLVFFTRLRDRREGELARVRRVSDAAQRVVLRPLPERAGPVSLASEYRSADADTCIGGDLYAVARVPGSTRLLIGDVRGKGLASISDTATVLGAFRAAAHRRLSLPELVAYIEDTVRWSLAEFAEPDDDVAERFVTAAVLDIPDDEPVVRMISCGHPPPLLLPGAAAGVTPLVVPDPSPPLGLGPLSADTTYAPATFPFDRGDRLLLYTDGVTEARDRQGAFYPLAERAALRQDRPPEALVAALITDVREHTGGRLDDDMAMIVVQRDRDPSFVA; this is translated from the coding sequence GTGAGCGCTACCAGCATCGGTACCTCGGTGGCCGGGACCTTGCGGACCTGGCGCCGGGCCACGCCGGAACGGGTGTGGCCGGTCGGCGCGCTCCTGCTGATCGTCGCCATTCCGGTGGCCGACTTCTTCCTCCCTCCGAACATCCACCTGGCCCACCTGCTGGTCGTGGCGGTGGCCGTCACGGCCGTCCACACCGGCCCGCGCGTCACGTCGTCGCTCGGGCTGCTGGCGGTCCTGGCGCTGGTCGTGGCGGGAGCCGAGCGCCACACCCTGACCACCGAGAGTGTCGTCATCGAACTCGTCGCCCTGGTCGTGGTGGTCGCCTTCCTCGTCTTCTTCACGCGTCTGCGGGACCGTCGGGAAGGAGAGCTCGCGCGGGTACGCCGGGTGTCCGACGCGGCCCAGCGCGTCGTCCTGCGGCCGCTGCCGGAGCGCGCCGGGCCGGTGTCGCTCGCCTCGGAGTACCGCAGCGCCGACGCGGACACCTGCATCGGCGGTGACCTCTACGCGGTGGCCCGGGTACCCGGCTCCACCCGTCTGCTGATAGGGGACGTCCGGGGCAAGGGGCTCGCCTCCATCAGTGACACGGCGACCGTGCTGGGCGCCTTCCGCGCCGCGGCGCACCGCCGGCTGTCCCTTCCGGAGCTGGTCGCCTACATCGAGGACACCGTCCGCTGGAGTCTCGCGGAGTTCGCCGAACCGGACGACGACGTCGCCGAACGGTTCGTGACGGCCGCGGTGCTCGACATCCCGGACGACGAGCCGGTCGTGCGCATGATCAGCTGCGGGCACCCGCCGCCCCTGCTGCTGCCGGGCGCGGCCGCCGGGGTGACACCGCTCGTGGTGCCCGACCCGTCGCCACCGCTGGGCCTCGGTCCGCTGTCCGCGGACACCACCTACGCCCCGGCCACCTTCCCGTTCGACCGCGGCGACCGGCTCCTGCTGTACACCGACGGGGTCACCGAGGCCCGCGACCGCCAAGGGGCCTTCTACCCCCTCGCCGAGCGCGCCGCCCTCCGCCAGGACCGACCGCCGGAAGCGCTCGTCGCCGCCCTCATCACCGACGTGCGGGAGCACACGGGTGGCCGGCTGGACGACGACATGGCCATGATCGTCGTCCAGCGGGACCGGGATCCTTCCTTCGTCGCCTGA
- a CDS encoding ABC transporter ATP-binding protein, which yields MGSRTPRNSLPGKGPVVLALRYYTRELTRRRGLAAPALLLPAVGNIGINYVAPLVVAKLVGRIADHPATTVAATLPYVLAFAGVLLLSEAFWRLGLHCLNRLAARGVEHLYVIGLDELFAKDAAFFHDNFAGSLTKRALSFASRFEEFVDTLTFSIVGRFVPLAFGAVVLWRYAPLLVVGLLTMIALTAVCVVPLIRRRQALVRQREEAIARVSGHVSDSLMNMDTVRAFAAEEREAAEHRSRVAESRRLTLKSWDYGNLRIDTFVAPMSVLTNVLGLVLAVALGGGKLGVETVVVAFTYYTNATRIMFEFNQIYRRLESSMTEAAQFTELLLTSPTVLDPPVPEPLRTRAADVRFEQVRFSHAGARPLFEGLDLAVAHGSKIGLVGRSGGGKTTLTRLLLRMTDVDAGRILIGGQDISRLRQADLRGTIAYVPQDPAMFHRTLRDNIAFARPGATDAEIRRAAEAAHVTEFTDALPDGFDTIVGERGVKLSGGQRQRVALARAILRDAPILLLDEATSALDSESERLVQEALWRLMDGRTALVVAHRLSTVAKMDRLVVIDRGRIVEQGTHRELLGTDGPYAKLWRHQSGGFLDDSPAGSAGRPV from the coding sequence ATGGGATCGCGCACACCACGTAACTCCTTACCGGGCAAGGGCCCGGTGGTCCTCGCCCTGCGCTACTACACCCGGGAACTGACCCGGCGGCGCGGGCTGGCGGCGCCCGCGCTGCTGCTCCCCGCGGTGGGCAACATCGGGATCAACTACGTCGCTCCGCTCGTCGTCGCCAAACTCGTCGGCCGGATCGCCGACCACCCGGCGACGACCGTCGCCGCCACGCTGCCGTACGTCCTCGCCTTCGCCGGTGTCCTGCTGCTCTCCGAAGCGTTCTGGCGCCTCGGGCTGCACTGCCTCAACCGGCTCGCCGCGCGCGGTGTCGAGCACCTGTACGTGATCGGCCTGGACGAACTGTTCGCGAAGGACGCCGCGTTCTTCCACGACAACTTCGCCGGATCGCTGACCAAGCGGGCCCTCAGCTTCGCCTCCCGCTTCGAGGAGTTCGTCGACACACTGACCTTCTCGATCGTGGGCCGCTTCGTCCCGCTCGCCTTCGGCGCGGTGGTGCTGTGGCGCTACGCACCCCTGCTCGTCGTCGGACTCCTCACGATGATCGCCCTCACCGCGGTGTGCGTCGTCCCCCTGATCCGTCGCCGTCAGGCGCTCGTCCGTCAGCGCGAGGAGGCGATCGCCCGGGTCTCCGGACATGTCTCCGACAGCCTGATGAACATGGACACGGTCAGGGCGTTCGCGGCCGAGGAGCGGGAGGCCGCCGAGCACCGGTCCCGGGTCGCGGAGTCACGGCGCCTCACCCTCAAGTCGTGGGACTACGGAAACCTGCGCATCGACACCTTCGTCGCGCCGATGTCCGTGCTGACCAACGTCCTCGGCCTGGTGCTGGCCGTGGCGCTGGGCGGCGGGAAACTCGGCGTGGAGACGGTCGTGGTGGCCTTCACCTACTACACGAACGCCACCCGGATCATGTTCGAGTTCAACCAGATCTACCGGCGCCTGGAGAGCTCGATGACGGAGGCCGCCCAGTTCACCGAGCTGCTGCTCACCTCCCCGACCGTGCTCGACCCGCCCGTGCCGGAACCCCTCCGCACCCGTGCCGCCGACGTCCGCTTCGAGCAGGTCCGTTTCTCCCACGCGGGCGCGCGCCCCCTCTTCGAGGGACTGGACCTGGCGGTCGCCCACGGATCGAAGATCGGGCTCGTGGGCCGGTCCGGCGGCGGCAAGACCACGCTCACCCGTCTGCTGCTGCGGATGACGGACGTCGACGCCGGCCGCATCCTCATCGGCGGCCAGGACATCAGCAGACTCCGGCAGGCCGACCTGCGCGGAACCATCGCCTACGTGCCGCAGGATCCGGCCATGTTCCACCGCACCCTGCGGGACAACATCGCCTTCGCCCGGCCCGGCGCCACCGACGCCGAGATCCGGCGCGCCGCCGAGGCGGCACACGTCACCGAGTTCACCGACGCCCTGCCGGACGGCTTCGACACCATCGTCGGCGAGCGCGGTGTCAAACTCTCCGGCGGACAGCGCCAGCGGGTCGCGCTCGCCCGCGCGATCCTGCGGGACGCGCCGATCCTGCTGCTCGACGAGGCGACCAGCGCCCTGGACTCGGAGAGCGAACGCCTCGTGCAGGAGGCACTGTGGCGGCTGATGGACGGCAGGACGGCGCTCGTGGTGGCGCACCGGCTCAGTACGGTCGCCAAGATGGACAGACTCGTCGTCATCGACCGGGGCCGGATCGTCGAACAGGGCACCCACCGGGAACTGCTGGGGACCGACGGCCCGTACGCGAAGCTGTGGCGGCACCAGTCCGGGGGATTCCTCGACGACAGCCCGGCCGGGAGCGCGGGCCGGCCCGTCTGA
- a CDS encoding STAS domain-containing protein, producing MRTNIIRNQALSISHHRLNGWTVFEVDGEFDAHTAPQVREAAIGLLDHGHRHFVLDLCFVPFLDSTALGAMVAISKQIKAHQGSLRIACPSARMRKVFEIGGLQQIFDFYDSPQDAAEQAPRTGAPAP from the coding sequence ATGCGAACCAACATCATCCGGAATCAAGCGCTGTCCATCAGCCATCACCGCCTGAACGGCTGGACCGTCTTCGAGGTCGACGGCGAGTTCGACGCCCACACCGCGCCGCAGGTGCGCGAGGCGGCGATCGGGCTTCTCGACCATGGACACCGGCATTTCGTACTGGACCTGTGCTTCGTCCCGTTCCTGGACTCCACGGCACTCGGAGCCATGGTCGCCATCAGCAAGCAGATCAAGGCCCACCAGGGCTCTCTGCGCATCGCCTGCCCCAGTGCCCGGATGCGCAAGGTCTTCGAGATCGGCGGCCTGCAGCAGATCTTCGACTTCTACGACTCGCCTCAGGACGCCGCCGAACAGGCACCGAGGACCGGGGCACCCGCCCCGTGA
- a CDS encoding sodium:solute symporter, with the protein MRQLDLAVIAVYLVAIAVIGLRLSGRQKTAKEYFVGESHMPWWTVSFSIVATETSVLTVISVPGGTYSGQGFGNVELALGYVVGRVVVATVLIPLYKRGGFVSAYQYLGERFGLKLQGLASVAFVFTRLLAEGVRLFASAIPIKLLLDELGVHTGYKAIIIVLTLITVVYTYLGGIKAVIWTDAIQMGLYLGGVILAIAVLTGHVGATGFSDALHGGEFRLFDTDFGLGHILTSSFALPTAIIGGAIFAMASHGSDQLIVQRVLTTRTLREGQKAMIASGVFVTVQFAAFSLAGALLWSYNKGRSFKEMGLSSSDNLYPNFILHGLPVGISGLLVAGILGAAMGSLSSALNSMSNSTVSDIIHSFRKKAPSEQALLKLARVMTLVWAALMAVFACAFSTSSGNVYLTGLTIAGYTYGALLGAFLLGRLIRRATEVDAVVAFVVTIGVMTYIVRGVKIDVTTAGTTVPTAIAAQWLVPIGVLVTLVVGGVMSLFHQGPAAAPATADVTPVESDGHGTEVTATAGQS; encoded by the coding sequence GTGCGCCAACTCGACCTGGCGGTGATCGCCGTCTACCTGGTCGCCATCGCCGTGATCGGACTGCGCCTGTCCGGGCGGCAGAAGACGGCGAAGGAGTACTTCGTCGGCGAGAGCCACATGCCCTGGTGGACGGTGTCCTTCTCGATCGTGGCCACCGAGACCAGCGTGCTGACCGTCATCAGCGTGCCCGGCGGGACGTACAGCGGACAGGGCTTCGGCAACGTCGAACTGGCGCTGGGTTACGTGGTCGGACGGGTCGTCGTCGCGACGGTGCTCATCCCGCTGTACAAGCGCGGCGGCTTCGTCAGCGCGTACCAGTACCTCGGGGAACGCTTCGGCCTGAAACTCCAGGGCCTGGCGTCGGTGGCGTTCGTCTTCACCCGGCTGCTCGCCGAGGGCGTCCGGCTGTTCGCGTCGGCCATCCCGATCAAGCTGCTGCTCGACGAACTCGGGGTGCACACCGGATACAAGGCCATCATCATCGTGCTGACCCTGATCACCGTCGTGTACACCTACCTCGGTGGCATCAAGGCGGTCATCTGGACGGACGCCATCCAGATGGGCCTGTACCTCGGCGGCGTGATCCTGGCCATCGCCGTGCTCACCGGGCACGTCGGAGCCACCGGGTTCTCGGATGCCCTGCACGGCGGCGAGTTCCGCCTCTTCGACACCGACTTCGGCCTCGGCCACATCCTCACCAGCTCCTTCGCCCTGCCGACCGCCATCATCGGCGGCGCCATCTTCGCGATGGCCAGCCACGGTTCGGACCAGTTGATCGTCCAGCGCGTCCTGACCACCCGCACCCTGCGCGAGGGCCAGAAGGCGATGATCGCCTCCGGTGTCTTCGTCACCGTGCAGTTCGCCGCGTTCTCCCTGGCCGGGGCGCTGCTCTGGTCGTACAACAAGGGCCGCAGCTTCAAGGAGATGGGGCTGAGCAGCTCCGACAACCTGTACCCGAACTTCATCCTGCACGGTCTGCCGGTGGGCATCTCGGGTCTTCTGGTGGCCGGCATCCTGGGCGCCGCGATGGGCTCGCTGTCCTCCGCGCTGAACTCCATGTCCAACTCCACCGTCTCCGACATCATCCACAGCTTCCGGAAGAAGGCCCCCTCCGAGCAGGCGCTGCTGAAGCTGGCCCGGGTGATGACACTGGTATGGGCGGCGCTGATGGCGGTGTTCGCCTGTGCGTTCAGCACCAGCTCGGGCAACGTCTACCTGACCGGCCTGACCATCGCGGGCTACACCTACGGCGCACTGCTCGGGGCGTTCCTGCTCGGCCGGCTGATCAGGCGGGCCACCGAGGTCGACGCCGTGGTGGCCTTCGTGGTGACGATCGGTGTGATGACCTACATCGTCCGCGGCGTGAAGATCGACGTGACCACCGCGGGGACGACCGTGCCCACGGCGATCGCCGCGCAGTGGCTGGTCCCGATCGGTGTGCTGGTCACGCTGGTCGTGGGTGGCGTGATGAGCCTGTTCCACCAGGGTCCGGCCGCCGCCCCGGCCACCGCCGACGTCACGCCGGTGGAGTCCGACGGACACGGCACGGAGGTCACGGCGACCGCCGGCCAGTCCTGA
- a CDS encoding N-acetylglucosamine kinase: MTAVLAVDLGKTGCRAVLWTGPDSPGHPVREVPGAPGLAEADGVTAAVAAVTAAASLGDGLASALPAGRLDTVCVGAAGAAADPSAARSLAELLLDALPTDEVAVTSDAVTAHAGALGGGAGVVLAAGTGAVTVGIGEDGTFARVDGWGPWLGDEGSGAWIGRAGLRAALRSHDGRGPATSLTRAAADRFGDLDRLPATVGHSANQARLTASFAPLVAGAAADGDAVATGIMRDAAAALAEAVVAAARGIGGTDPLPVALTGGLIGIGAPLLDPFADLLRSSGLPLRVTPALGDPLHGARLLALDSAGPHEPLVIRVHRTAVPPP; the protein is encoded by the coding sequence ATGACGGCCGTACTGGCGGTGGACCTGGGGAAGACCGGCTGCCGCGCCGTGCTCTGGACCGGCCCGGACAGCCCGGGCCACCCCGTTCGCGAGGTTCCCGGAGCCCCCGGTCTGGCGGAGGCGGACGGCGTGACCGCCGCGGTCGCCGCCGTCACCGCCGCCGCGTCGCTCGGCGACGGACTCGCCTCCGCACTGCCCGCCGGACGGCTCGACACGGTCTGTGTGGGTGCCGCGGGCGCCGCCGCGGACCCGTCCGCGGCCCGCTCCCTGGCCGAACTGCTGCTGGACGCGCTGCCCACCGACGAGGTCGCGGTCACGAGCGACGCGGTCACCGCGCACGCCGGAGCGCTCGGCGGGGGCGCGGGCGTCGTGCTGGCCGCGGGAACCGGCGCCGTCACCGTGGGGATCGGCGAGGACGGCACCTTCGCCCGCGTCGACGGCTGGGGTCCCTGGCTCGGCGACGAGGGCAGCGGTGCCTGGATCGGCCGCGCCGGCCTGCGGGCCGCGCTGCGCTCGCACGACGGCCGTGGTCCCGCGACCTCCCTCACACGGGCCGCGGCCGACCGCTTCGGCGACCTGGACCGGTTGCCCGCGACCGTGGGACATTCCGCCAACCAGGCTCGGCTGACCGCGTCCTTCGCCCCGCTGGTGGCCGGTGCGGCCGCCGACGGCGACGCGGTCGCGACCGGGATCATGCGGGACGCCGCCGCCGCGCTGGCCGAGGCGGTCGTCGCCGCGGCGCGCGGGATCGGCGGCACGGACCCGCTGCCCGTCGCTCTCACCGGCGGTCTGATCGGGATCGGCGCCCCGCTGCTCGACCCGTTCGCCGACCTGCTCCGCTCCTCGGGGCTGCCGCTGCGGGTGACGCCCGCGCTCGGCGATCCCCTGCACGGGGCGCGCCTGCTGGCGCTCGACTCCGCCGGACCGCACGAACCCCTCGTCATCCGCGTCCACCGGACCGCGGTCCCCCCGCCGTGA
- a CDS encoding FUSC family protein — protein sequence MQDSIVLPGYSLAKAAGSVRHLTERLRGKRSSQAVYGVKTLAATMLTWGAVAPWSPGGHPYLAVTTALLAVNASTVYRSVTQAAQNMAARVAGLVLALVAARLLGPTAGGVVAIVVVAVLAGPRRSTDDRVQIASTALIALAASAADPVGSLVFPVLQTLVGAAVGVAVNAFLLPPLYLDESDAAVRGLAHEMGTLLRDMGSGLAQRHLTVKAHTWLHQARHLEERFNTAQEEVQRADESLRWNTRCAAHARCEDLTYGEAFGALRGVSLQVRGIARTLADNAHNEHAEHHLGQQFLDRYAETLRLAGDAVQGFAEPRKVPVPSDPAPRGELRDAIDEAQAWHDDMTDLIGHGTLVKPGAWYVYGSLMTDVERLLADLDHVGAH from the coding sequence ATGCAAGATTCCATCGTCTTGCCGGGGTACTCCCTGGCCAAGGCGGCGGGGTCGGTACGTCACCTCACCGAACGGTTGCGCGGCAAGCGGAGCAGTCAGGCGGTGTACGGCGTCAAGACCCTGGCCGCGACCATGCTCACCTGGGGTGCGGTAGCCCCGTGGTCCCCCGGGGGGCACCCCTACCTGGCCGTCACGACCGCGCTGCTCGCGGTGAACGCCTCCACGGTGTACCGGTCCGTGACACAGGCCGCGCAGAACATGGCCGCCCGGGTGGCCGGACTCGTTCTCGCCCTGGTGGCGGCCCGGCTGCTGGGACCCACCGCGGGCGGCGTCGTGGCCATCGTGGTCGTCGCGGTCCTGGCCGGTCCCCGCCGTTCCACGGACGACCGGGTGCAGATCGCCTCCACCGCGCTCATCGCGCTGGCCGCGAGCGCGGCCGACCCGGTGGGAAGCCTGGTCTTTCCCGTCCTCCAGACCCTGGTCGGCGCGGCCGTCGGCGTGGCCGTGAACGCCTTCCTGCTGCCTCCGCTGTACCTCGACGAGTCGGACGCCGCCGTGCGCGGTCTGGCCCACGAGATGGGAACCCTGCTGCGCGACATGGGGTCCGGCCTGGCCCAGCGGCACCTCACCGTCAAGGCCCACACCTGGCTGCACCAGGCACGCCACCTGGAAGAGCGCTTCAACACCGCGCAGGAGGAGGTGCAGCGGGCCGACGAGAGCCTGCGCTGGAACACCCGGTGCGCCGCGCACGCCCGCTGCGAGGACCTCACGTACGGCGAGGCGTTCGGCGCCCTGCGCGGGGTGTCGCTCCAGGTCCGGGGCATCGCGCGGACCCTGGCGGACAACGCCCACAACGAGCACGCCGAACACCATCTCGGGCAGCAGTTCCTCGACCGGTACGCGGAGACCCTGCGGCTCGCGGGAGACGCCGTCCAGGGATTCGCCGAACCGCGCAAGGTCCCGGTCCCTTCGGACCCCGCTCCCCGCGGCGAGCTCCGCGACGCGATCGACGAGGCCCAGGCCTGGCACGACGACATGACCGACCTGATCGGGCACGGCACGCTCGTCAAGCCGGGCGCCTGGTACGTCTACGGCTCCCTCATGACCGATGTGGAACGGCTGCTGGCCGACCTGGACCACGTCGGCGCGCACTGA